Part of the Scylla paramamosain isolate STU-SP2022 chromosome 15, ASM3559412v1, whole genome shotgun sequence genome, GTCCAAAGAACTCTAACCGAGATACATGTGTATAAGCTATAAAACACAGGGATGAAGAATGGTCAAGCTAGTCAAGTCAAGACACAGGAATGCCATTAATGTGCAAAAATCCTGTAAAGActgataataacagaaaaagtaGAGGCAAATATGAGGCAATGTCACATGTCATATGAGCTTGTATTGCCTGACACAAGTAAAGCTCAAAATGTGAGACAAAGACATAGGGATCTAAGGTTCCTACCATATGCATTATTggagacaagaaaataagtgtTGCATATATACAATACCAACACATGATGTGCAAAACACATACAAGGTTAGATATAATATAGGCTAACATACCAAGGTGAAGACTTTCCAGGGGGCTTTCTGAAAGCATTGTCCAGGGTTCCTGAAGAAATCCTGGAGTGACCAAAATTTAGTGTATAGAGTGTAGTCCAAGCGTGGTGCAGTGCCCCCTTTGTCCTCTtctgtcacaaaaaaaaataggcataATGTCTAATGCATTTAAAACTGAtcctttccatccctctctccatcaaaggagagagagagagagagagagagagagagagagagagagagagagagagagagagagagagagagagagagagagagagagagagagagagagagagagagagagagagagagagagagagagagagagagagagagagagagagagagagagagagagagagagagagacttttaatatatatatatatatatatatatatatatatatatatatatatatatatatatatatatatatatatatatatatatatatatatatatatatatatatatatatatatatatatatatatatatacgaggtgtgtcattaaagttccaggactggtgtcctaaaagatgaatttcaaacccaagccacaaaccaccatatttccccttcaaagtaatccttctggagtatacaactgcgctcccaaccctctacagtcactaatctttttcttacgtgcttttaaaatcatgtcctctgttgcaggtcgtttaacaatgagcgctgaacagcgaacaaacttgaagtttttggtgcagttggggaaaacgccgtcagaagcactgggtatgctgcaaaaagtgtacggggatgagacaatgtcacgctcacgtgtttttgagtggtgcaagaggttcaaagagggccgggaggacgtggaagatgaccccaggagtggaagaccctcaacgagcaggaatgaggccaatgttgagcgtgtcaagcagatggtgcgtgacgatcgtcggttgactgttcgaaagatcgcagatgagcttggcatgaaccacaacagcgtgtggaagattatcactgaagatctgggcatgcggaaagtctgtgcgaagatggtgccgagactcctgaacgatgaccagaagggacgacgcatgcaggtgtgtcaggacatcctcgagcgtctggaaactgaaccagacttgctcaggagagtcatcaccggcgatgagtcctgggtatttgagtacgacccggagaccaaacgccagagccttcaatggaagagtccggcgtcgccacggccgaagaaagcaaggcagtccaggtccagcttcaaggtcatgttgatcgctttcttcgatgtgaggggcatcgtccactgcgagttcttgccacagggccagacagtcaaccaacatgtgtactcgtacaaagaagtactgcggcgtctgcttcgtgcagtgcgcgagaagaggcgggagttgtggcagggcaactcgtggctgcttcaccacgacaatgcgcctgctcacaatgccctgagcatcagagagttcttggccaagaagaacatcgccgtgctggagcaaccgccctactcacctgacctcgctccgtgcgacttcttcctcttcctcaagctcaaggaggtcatgaaggggacccgttttgatgatgcggacgacatcaaaaaggccgtgacgacggagctgaggagcatcccgcaagaatccttccagcagtgcatgcaagcctggcagagaaggatggacaagtgcatgcggtgccagggggattacttcgaaggagataacctatagtttgtagcctggatgtgaaataaaacttgtgtggcaccagtcctggaactttaatgacacacctcgtatatatatatatatatatatatatatcctctgtATATAGATTTCTGTTAATGGCATCATGTTGCATGCACACAGCACTACCACctaccatcttcctcttccatctctgaTGCCTCCACATTGGTAAAAGTTGTCACATTCTCGAGGTTGAATTCCGAGACTAGATTAAGTCCTGAACGCTCTGAGAATGGGAAAAACCGGGCGAGGAACAACAAAATGCGACCACAGAATACAGTATTCTGAGACCGAGACAGACGACGCAACAAGTCtgcaaaagaaaagtgaaatgtgtactctctctttctctctctctctctctctctctctctctctctctctctctctctctctctctctctctctctctctctctctctctctctctctcaatcctacATTACAGTGAGGTTACTTGAAGACAACTCTAGAATGCTCAATAAAGTTAATTAATGCAAAGATTTTGTTGGCTTCAGAGTTTCTTCCGTGGGTACCTTCCCACTTACTTCTACTGCCGATTCTCACTTACACACCATTGCACATTCGCAGAACACTTGTCTTGCAGGGTGCGAAGAAGGTGTCTTCTTTCCACACACTGACGTGACTTTCAACAAAGGAAAAGAGTTCCTCCCCCTGGCGTATGGTTAGTGTGTCAAATGCATCACTCAACACTAACACTGGCAGTGTTGGCAGACTCAGTTCATGTCTCACAAGGTCAATGCACacctggaggaaaggaaagttatGATGAGCTGGGTTAGATCATAAAAATTAGGTGGATTTATAACAAAGACAAGACTTACAGCTGTGTGACACAGCCAATAAATGCCACACCTCCAAACACATATCAAAAAGCCTACAGAGATAATACCTTTTGGGCAAGTTTGCTCATCCAGCAATGCAACATTCACCATATCATTACATGTGgcagttttattactttttccttctgATTAAATGACAGGTGACAAATACAGCCATCTTCTGTATTTGATAAATGAGGTCTTGTTATCTCTACTCATACATCCTGTGGCAAGAATGACCATGGTATTCTGAAGGCTACATGACACAAGCACACCAATGATTCCCCTGCTCATTTGCTTTCAGGACTTTGTTCTCACCCTCATTTCACACCCAAGCCAGCATGCCAGCCAACCTTTTCTACCTCAGCTGTGCATAAACTTTACCTCCCACACAGACAAGATCAAAACTGGGTGAGcaacagtgctctctctctctctctctctctctctctctctctctctctctctctctctctctctctctctctcccccacccagCTTCTTTCCTTGGACAAATGCACCTGCCTGCAACAGCCAAACACCACATCACTGGAACTGTGGAGAACACAGTTCCATGCAAggatttttgtactttttttcatgAACGAGGGGATGGCTACTGACATTAAGTATTGGGATTATTGATAATAGTATCAAATATAATGCACAAGTATAAAGattttaaagaaaaattaaagataaaaagaatcaTTACATTGTAAGTTATCAAGTGAAAATGGGGGATGCTGCAGTCCTGCAGTGCCTATATATgagctatcacacacacacacacacacacacacacacacacacacacacacacacacacacacacactcctcttgTATCCTGTCATCAAAGTCTTCATACTACTAATACAAGATGTTTTGATGGCCCCTAAAGCCATCAAATATGAACACTAactgtggtgatggcagtgatggtAGACAAATTTGTCTTGTCCCCATCAATCACCCTCCGTGTCACGTAGCTCCGAACAGCAGCCTCAATGCAGTGCTTTGTGGTCTCACTGTGAAGGAAAATACTGGGTTAATTTTTACATGTACTATGTTgctcttctcagtattttttgaACAATTTTCTTTAGTGCATAAGGGTAGATATGCTAGATAAATCCCATTGAGCTCTTGTCATTACTGTGTAGCTAGATATGAATAGAACAGAGCAGAATATAAATGTCGTGACAGACACTCAAGATCGACCAAAATCTACTTGAACTCTGGTGATCACCATGGCCTGATCAGTGCAAGTATTGGATTCATGTTCCCATCAGTCCTGACAGATTCAAACGCTGGCAAAAAACCTCTCATGGCCAATCTATCCTACTTTCAAATCAATATCACTCCACGGTTACATTAGAATCCTTAAAGGGTGTCCAGGGAGAGCAAGGCCCccagttagtttaggttaggttagtgatcTTAAAGGGTGgagggggttaggttaggatagctgagaaattttcctttttcaaaATATACCGTTTCTCATccacaggctttttttttttttttcaggaatgtcAAAAACTCCTCATGTTGGCTGCCCCCACCCAAAAACTCCGCATTCCCATCAGGCCGCTATGCTTGTTGGTTATAGTGAAAGGCAATGATGCgagtattggttgaaactgTAAATTTaccaaataataaaataaacattacgTTTTTCATATGTATAAGGTTAGTGGTTAACGAACAGGGCCACGCACGGTAAAGGACGTGTGTGTACAGTAAGGAATAGGGTGTATGCCGGGCCGCGGGAGAAAACCGAGTGATAAGATGCTTGGAATAGTGAAAGCTGGAGGTGCGTAAGGGGttttaagggcaggtgaagaagtgaagagagagggtgCAAGACTGTGTACTGCGCTATATGAAGGAGGGTTAAGGTGCCGCGTACTGAGTTCCATTGGCAGTTTGTACATGTCAACACCAAAAGGCAAGGCAGCATCACCACTCAGCCCGACGCTCCTGACCAGgcacgcctccaccaccaccacctcacctgatTTTGGTGGAGAAGATGGTTGTAACAGGCAGCGCGTCCACATTCTCGATGCACTGAGGTAGAGTGGACTGAACCTTAGTAAATATCCTCTGAAAAGTTAAACTGGAATCCGCCATGGTGGGTGACATGATGCTGCTGATGACCATgattgatagtggtggtggtggtgtttgcaacggtgctcttcttcttccctcccccatctctctctctctctctctctctctctctctctctctctctctctctctctctctctctctctctctctctctctctcttattacaaTAAAATTTCAAGTCCAGTGTCCGCCGCAACTTGATAATGTAATGAATGGCAAGATAATCAcgtggggggatgggggagcgGAAATTGGGACGAAGGATACAAAACTAATaacgaaagggaagaaaagggaagtgagAATAAGAGCaatgaaaggaaagtagagtttgtattcttaaacgttttattctctcatcacgagtattttccaaggtcacatAGATGATAAGCCGAGTTCTCATGAGTATTTATCCTGTTAAtaacatagaaatcttgttaatatttcACTAAAACCGcagaaaacacccttaaaaactcctGTCACTTCAAGCAGAGCAGTGCTTCTTATCCTTGGGGCGCGTCAGTAATTTTCAAGGGAGCGCGAGCCcttggagaaaaaaatggattctTTTTAATTACATTTGCTATTCTCTTAACGAGAGCGTGATCTAATACTGAAAAGTTTATGAGAAATGCAAAAGATATCTCATTATAACTGATCCCCCTCCGTATCCCTCGAAACCCATGGAAGGGAGGGTTTCAAGTCGTCCTGCAACTGTATGCATATTGACTGATAAATCCATTTCTCACCCAGTCCTCCATACACATCGTGTCAGTCTGGGTTAAGTACATTCCTGTTTTACCTTCTGATCTTAAATCAGGCTCTTTGGATTCTAAATTCGGATCTGTGTATCTTTGTGAAGCTGCCTTTTCCACATTCATTGTTGTCGAATAAACAAACAGGCTGAACGCTGAAGGGTACTCACGTTGTGCACTCTCTGGCATGCATTCAACCACGCATTCAGAATCTAGTAGCCAAGCAGTGTCAAGTATCTCACTAATGCTTAAGTTAGACTccataaaaagacaaagaattttctttctttctttttttttttttttttttaatctagaGGGTATTTCATTCATTGATGCAAGGGGGGGAAgtaggagtggagggaaggacagtTTGCTAGAGGGGCGTGGTACTAAAAAAGGTTATAAGAACCActgaactagagccttttggaaGTAGTCGAGGTAcaggcagaaatgtttcagaatatagcccTTAGATTCACTCACCAGACCAATATCAGCGCCAATtctgaaaatactgaaacatcTCGCAAGCGTTTCctgtttatttaaattattcTCTTCTACCGTAGTAAATTCTTTGGGAGAAATAGCTTCGCCCCAtctggcactttttttttatgagtgcgTATGTAGTTTTCGTTGATCTTGTGAAACATTAAAGTTATCCTTTTGCTAAACAATTTTATATTAATTCATCTTTAGCAATCATACAATAAAATGACTCTGGCGAGAGCTTCATCAGTGGGAAAGCTACTCACGACAACCGATTAATCATTAGTTTTCAGCATTTCAAAATAGATTTTAGGAGAGGCAAAGAGTTTCAAAATACAGACAATGATAACAAAATTCTGCAATATATCAGTATGATTCTTAACAGGTAAAAAATCACGTCGGCGGctagaaaaggaaaggacagcAAGAGAATGTGAAGAGTGTTTGTCAGTTACAAGCTAGGATACCATTCTACGTAATTAATTGTCATTATCAGCCATCAAGTTCATTCAGTTGCTGGTACCGGGGATCCTAATGTTAGAAGTGACTTACGATCTCCAAAAGTCATTAACGCTAAGATCTATGTATTACAAGACATCTACTTCACCTCCCAAAGCGCCCACGCAGTCACATTAAGGGGCGCTCTAATATGTACGAAGAAAAATTTGAGCACCCGTCACGTCCACAGCTTTGAAGTCAATAATGATTAATCATCCTCACACAATTATAAGCAGCCACACCTTGAATTATGTAGCGCTACTGTGGCCACGCCCTTCTCCTGTGTACTCTTCTTATGTAGTATGCTCAAGAATAATTACTGGGTCAAGGGAACAAGtctagtgtgcgtgtgtgtgtgtgtgtgttaaagacgAGGAAGCTAAGTCGTGTCTTAAACTTCCATAATTGAAGAGGCAGCAATAACTATAAGAACAAtgacgctactactactactatcactactactactactactactactaccaacaatgATGACTATCGCAGTGCTGCCTATATCTAGTAATCCTACCATAATGAAAGAGCAAGTACTGAGGAAGGCTCGTACAGCACAAAACACCTCGGAACGCATTCTCGAACGTCTCGACGCCTCATCTTGATTGGCTACTGCAGcagagtgttgtgtggtgtgttatAGAGGTTAGTGGAATTTTCTAAGATGTTTCCATGATCTTGGTGATAGTTGAACAAGAATTCTGCAATGTTAGTGAGAAAATCACCCATATGACTGACCATCTGTGAGACCTTTGAAGATAGTACgaatgagaaaacaaagagtTTCAAAGCATAAGTTCTTAGTTGGAATGCTGATATAACATTGTCCACAACTTTTGATGCACTAGTTTGATTCTGCCGGATTTACAAACAGCCACGAAAACTGCTGTTTCTAGTGATTTTAGCAGTAACTTAAGGACTGTCGCATCAGTGggaaaacatccatgagaacctAACTAATAATCCCTGTGTTGTAGATGGCAGTGCCGATGGGAGCttaagcgtttcagaatactggccatAGAGCTTTATTTCATAGAAtgaggatatgagagagagagagagagagagagagagagagagagagagagagagcatctgttatcaccatcaccaattattgcctctattacttcaaaCAGCATTGGATTCTCAGCAGCATTTCTGAATATGATATCTTATTAATAGTATGTAATACTGCAAGGAGCACATCAGTGGGGACGGAGGGTGAGGCAGCCCTGGACCAGCACCTCGTAACCCACGTTTGCCGCATATCGACACGCGGTTAAGAATTAATTACACGTGCCTGTTCTCCGATAACTGTAGTCTTAGAGGGATGTTTTCATGTCAGTCATAAACACTGTAGCAAGCATTTGCCTGCAATGATTTAGactacaataaaaagaaagagcaaaacagAGAAATATATGTTACGTTGCACTTTCAACGTTAGTTACGGACTGAGTCGGCTCGCAGGTAATGGCATTGTTAATGACGAAATAAACATAGTAGTTTATCATACGTGTTTATATCATAGTAGTGTTTATCATACGCAACGttaatgtttctggtgtatttataaacaatatattttttcgtGTACACGTGACCAAAGTCGATAGTCATGAAGGCTGAGGCAAGGAATGCCAGTCTGAGTAAGAGCTGAGAGGCGAGAGGACGCGGAGCTGTGCTTCCACTGTAGCAAAGATGGTGGGACATGTGTGGCTCCTTGCACTCTTAGCGCCGTACGTCACTGTGGCTGGAACCTTCTTAATGCCACAGAAGCAGGAAAAATTGCTGCGAGTGTTAAGTGAGGTGGCGTCTGGCCCCGCCCGCGGGCAGTTGGTAATATTACATCTTGATGCTGCCATTCCCGTGGATTTGTTTGAGGCGGCCGTGCGGTCATTGCGACCCACGCTGCACTCCACACTAACCTTTGGGAACGACCACAGCTGGCCGGCAAACGAGACCCTCACCCTGCTTCAGAATAAAAGACCGCTCCATATATTCGTTTGGTTCACATCCCTGCAAGAGGTGCTTCGATCATTCTGCTACTACTGGAGACCTTTTAGTTTGCTGCTGGTCAGTCTACGCCCAGCTTCAGCAAGAAACCTGCTCCGAGAGGAGGTGCTGCACGCGGTACAAAATGTGGCTGCTCTGGAGCCACTTCCTGTGGCTGACAATAGCTCAAACTTAATCGGGGTTTTTGCtcaatttcccttctccttGTGGCCCGTAAAATTTCTTGGCCACTGGAAAAGCGACACCTTCAGTACCTGGAAAAGCTTGTTCCCAGATCGGTTCCCCACGTTTGAAGGGTACACGTTTCATATCGCCTCTTGGTTCAGAGACCCTCCATATCTCTATGGGGATAGATTCAAAGCGAGAGGCGTATCGATTAGAATACTGGACTCCCTCTCTTCCAAGATGAATTTCACATACACCTTAACGCCACAGCCGCCTGACCTTAAGTGGGGAGTCATTGAGAACGGCTCCTGGGTCGGCGTGCTCGGCATGATTGCCAGAGGCGAAAAAAATTTCACCATCAATTCATTTTCCTTAACAGATGATCGAACACAGGTGTTTGACGCCTCCACGTGCATACAGATAGACCCGTACTCCGCATTCCTCCCTAGTCCACAGCAGCTTCCCAAGTGGCTGAGCATCTTTCGGCCATTCACTACAACCGTATTGGCGAGCCTAGTTCTGACTACTGTCATGTGTTCAATTTTACTGCTTCTCAAGGTAtgctataacacacacacacacacacacacacacacatgtatgtgtgtgtgtccgagtgtatatatatatatatatatatatatatatatatatatatatatatatatatatatatatatatatatatatatatatatatatatatatatatatatatatatggagagagagagagagagagagagagagagagagagagagagagagagagagagagagagagagagagagagagagagagagagagagagagagttggaaacCCTTATTTTCAGGAGCGACTTAGGAAGAGGCTGGGAGTTCCTCAGCCGTCGCAGGGATCGGCAACATCCTTCTGGCTGGTTCTGCAGGGTTCCCTGGTGGGGCAGAGTGTACCAGGCCTCCCTAAAGCTCTATGGCAGAGAACTTTCGTGGCCGTATGGCTGATTTCCTGTCTCGTCGTCACCGCTGCGTACTCCAGCAATTTGGTCGGCATCCTAACAAGTCCTGCGTATTACCGGCATCTCCACACCTTACAAGAGCTTGTCGAGAGTGACTATAGGTACGGGGTCTTCATCTACACTCATTTAGGAACTGTTTGTATCAGTCGAAAGTTAGCGTATAAACTTACTGGACAGATAACACTGACTACACTCTATCTGAGTGGAGGTTGTATCCCCTAAGATCATACAACGTTCCCGCACTGAGGGAATTATTGGTGGCGCAGCTCATACAGGTGAGGCACTGCACCAGCAAGTGCCGCACACCCAAGGACACCAAGAAGGAAGGGATTCATCGTGAGTAATCAAGGAGAGGGATGTATTCTAAAAAGTATGGAGTATTTGGAGTATACTAGAAAGAACCAATCTGTTGTCCCGTGACGTCCTTGCACTTGTAAACAGCTGATCATGCCAGGGGTAACATCGTAATTTCTTCCATCTTGAAAGTAGCCGCCATAACCTTTCTTAGATTCTATAGTCCACAACTACAGACAGAAAGTTCTTATAGGGCATacaagcagcacacacacacacacacacacacacacacacacacacacacacaaagtgcaGCGGTCTTGTAGCTACCTCATTTAGTAGGTCATTGTCCTCGACAGACCCGTGATAGCCTGATGGCAAGGAAAAACGTAATCAAGGAAAGCATCAGACTCGTGACGCAGACAGTATTTGAACGAACGCCAATTATCTTGGCCTTGATATGCCTGTACGTGTAAAATGTGTTCGTCCCGAAACCGACCAGTCAGCGAGTCTTGGTAAAGGTCGAGGAAAACTTTTGCAAAAGAATAAGTCTGGCAATAGGCCACGACCAGAAGGTTTCTGTTTCCAGTTAGACTCGTGTACGGCGAATGAAAGCCAATATAACGATAATATATTCTACAGACGGAGCCAACCTCTGCTTTAGACTGCCAGTTATGCTGTTGTAAATTCGTTCCGACATATTTAACCCTTCAACATCAGTATCCCAACACAACTGGTATAAAAGTGgttttcctagagagagagagagagagagagagagagagagagagagagagagagagagagagagagagaatgttccaAGTGAGGCAACGTTACCATGACCAGCGATTCACCGAGTGATGTGTGCTGTTTACATGATGTTATACAAGAGATTTATACTGTAGCAGCATTTCTGGGCGCTACCCGCCCAGCGAGACAGCACCGGTTCCTAGTTCAACACACCTGCACTTCCAGGCTAACATTACAGATCCAAGTCTCCAGCGTGACTCACGGAATGTAGCATCTTCCAAAGTATAGATGAAGTTACTAATATAGATGAAGTTATTACTAATTCATTTGCTTGTTTACGAATGCCTATATTTGAACCACTATAGGCGTATGATCGTTTTCTACTCACCATAAAAAATGGCTCAACAttcattcataatttttcctgcagaggttaggatgtttttagtaatgaaaTGTCTGCTGACCCCCATAACAGGCTCGCTCTTGTGGATAACGGGAGCTACATCGCGGCGCACATAAAGAACAACAATGAATCGTCCCTGCAATCCTTTCAGCAGAGGATGGATGTGTTTCCCACCTATAAGGAAGCTATTGCTGCTCTGGAGAAGGGCAGTCACATCATGCTCCAGATTAGGGGTTACCTAAGCCTGGAATTGCATAAGTATTTAGaggtaattctttttttctgttcggcTTTCACGTTAGGTAATtttatctaatctaacctaatatcTTTACCAACCATAAGCTTATCAACATAATCCAGAATAACCTAACCAGATCTGAACCAGTATAAGCAGGTAGAGTGGGTGATCTTCATGTCATTCCCAATTTTAAGTTAAAACTGTTTATtaaatacacagaaaagaatctggaatatttaatttttcacGAACATAGTATAGTCGTGGCCAGAAGTCAAAAACACCATCCTTACTACTACCgtgttcttcgttttcctcaATGCCAAGttttctgatctgctgacaTCCTCTTTACAAAATACAAAACTCTGCGCCTCCACCTGTACTCTACACAACGCATTACCACTATTCACGAGTTGTATACCCTAATATACCCTAAGTTTTGTTCTTCAGCAAAAAAGAATATCACCGTGCAGTACAGTCTCAGTAAGGCACATCTCcatacggtttttttttttcccctcacggTTTGCCTGGAGTAGTGTGACgaatgtctatctatctatataccaagccggcaatcccacacaggatgACCCAAACAAGACACCACATACAAACACATCATTAACACTTTtatcagcccctggtggaaagggagtcTCGTGGTCCACCgtactacaccccaggagcaCAGGTACGACTGGAAAGACAGGGGAACGACTggttgggtgaccagcagacgactgtaggtgaatgacacattGGCTATCATAGTATACGCACATGGGACAGGATTCGtagccttcctctcctctgacaGGTTTACGTGCGGTACCCATGCGGTGCGTGAAAAACCACCCATTCTTTGGGGAAAAccagtcttcagcctctcatcgccgcagtgttgcttttcttgctatcttctaccactattttcacgctaactgctcttctgatcttgctaattgcatgcctcttctcccgcagcctcgcAGCACAagatttcctatattttctctctcccctattctgttcacctctctaatgcaggagttaagcagtattttcaatcattcatccatttttctggtaaagtctggaactccctgcctgcttctgtatttctacatATGATTTgagctctttcaagagagagatttcaagacttatccttcaatttttgatgaTCGTTTCCGatctgtttggggactggcgcctcagtgggctctttttttcaccctttgGCCAGCAGCCcttttacataaagaaaaaaaaaagttgaatcaAGCAAGTTAGTTACTTTACCACCGAGTCGGTATTAAACATAAACATAAGTATGCATTTCAATCACTGTGTTTAAAATGCTGCGAGGTAGTGTTGCCTTGTCTTGAATTTGTGTTCTGcattatacataaaaaaaattatttaagaaTGCTGAAGTCTGGAAAATGAGGAGGGCAGCATAATGGAATGAATTTTGGTTGTCAAGACAGCACACCCTCACGAGTTTGTCAGAGGGGCAGACAGGCGCAGGAAGGCAGGATGGTTTGGTAATTTTTCGgaaatgtataatttttttaagtACAAAACTAGACATTAAATTAATATTTGTCACTTTTGCCAGGACGAATATTGGTACATGCTGCAGCAGAATGTTGCTAGTGGACAGCAGGTGTGGTATTTCGCAAAACATACGCCATGGAAACACAAGTTCGATGAAG contains:
- the LOC135107253 gene encoding glutamate receptor ionotropic, NMDA 3A-like, which codes for MVGHVWLLALLAPYVTVAGTFLMPQKQEKLLRVLSEVASGPARGQLVILHLDAAIPVDLFEAAVRSLRPTLHSTLTFGNDHSWPPPDLKWGVIENGSWVGVLGMIARGEKNFTINSFSLTDDRTQVFDASTCIQIDPYSAFLPSPQQLPKWLSIFRPFTTTVLASLVLTTVMCSILLLLKERLRKRLGVPQPSQGSATSFWLVLQGSLVGQSVPGLPKALWQRTFVAVWLISCLVVTAAYSSNLVGILTSPAYYRHLHTLQELVESDYRLALVDNGSYIAAHIKNNNESSLQSFQQRMDVFPTYKEAIAALEKGSHIMLQIRGYLSLELHKYLEDEYWYMLQQNVASGQQVWYFAKHTPWKHKFDEVIRQLSWFGFIEHWREVEEEAWKKTIKPTRKGGKREDSSPAQSLTLSHLQGSFYILSIAWALSVLVFFLEISSHRYSVTCSTDMLVA